The following proteins are encoded in a genomic region of Pikeienuella piscinae:
- a CDS encoding invasion associated locus B family protein — MLRKLFAALITAVLGFAPFVATAQDQEQPNTTLKATNGAWEIRCSVPKPDACIMTQVGNRDDGKAVLRVALRKMDGAKGPNGEPIAAVLQIDAPIGVLLPAGVEVKIDGREIGRAAFQVCDGRACIASEPVAKEFVDQMKGGVKAVMTIMAVNGEKADVQISLEGFTKSFNSL; from the coding sequence GTGCTTCGCAAACTCTTCGCCGCTCTTATCACCGCTGTTCTGGGCTTCGCGCCGTTCGTCGCCACCGCGCAGGATCAGGAGCAGCCGAACACGACGTTGAAAGCGACCAATGGCGCTTGGGAGATTCGCTGCAGCGTCCCGAAACCGGACGCCTGCATCATGACGCAGGTCGGCAATCGGGACGACGGGAAAGCGGTGCTCCGCGTCGCGCTCCGCAAGATGGATGGCGCCAAGGGCCCGAATGGCGAACCGATCGCCGCAGTGCTCCAGATCGACGCGCCGATCGGCGTTCTGCTGCCGGCGGGTGTGGAAGTGAAAATCGACGGCCGTGAAATCGGGCGGGCCGCGTTTCAGGTGTGCGATGGGCGCGCTTGCATCGCGAGCGAACCGGTCGCCAAGGAATTCGTCGACCAGATGAAGGGCGGCGTCAAGGCGGTGATGACGATCATGGCCGTGAACGGCGAAAAGGCCGACGTTCAGATCTCGCTCGAAGGGTTCACCAAGAGCTTCAATTCGCTCTGA
- a CDS encoding universal stress protein, which produces MFRKILTPVDLAHLGALDRALEVSADMAKRHGAEIVYVGVTTQAPSAVARTTEEYERKLSTFAATEGEKHGCKTSAHMVVSHDPAIDLNINLMRATEEIGADLIVMGTHIPGLAEHVWASHGGAVASHAGVSVFLVRG; this is translated from the coding sequence ATGTTCAGGAAAATACTAACGCCGGTGGACCTCGCCCATCTGGGAGCTCTCGACCGCGCGCTGGAAGTGTCTGCAGACATGGCCAAACGCCACGGAGCCGAAATCGTCTATGTCGGCGTCACCACGCAGGCGCCGAGCGCGGTGGCGCGCACGACCGAAGAGTATGAGCGCAAGCTATCCACCTTCGCCGCAACCGAGGGCGAGAAACACGGATGCAAGACCTCCGCGCACATGGTCGTCAGCCACGATCCCGCTATCGACCTCAACATCAACCTGATGCGGGCGACCGAAGAGATCGGCGCCGACCTCATCGTCATGGGCACGCATATTCCCGGTCTCGCCGAGCATGTCTGGGCGTCGCATGGCGGAGCCGTCGCCTCGCACGCCGGGGTGTCGGTATTTCTGGTCCGCGGCTGA
- a CDS encoding helicase HerA-like domain-containing protein has translation MVETDRIFIGGGGSSRKEAQAILLRYANRHGLISGATGTGKTVTLQILAESFSAAGVPVFLSDVKGDLSGLCEAGSPDAKLHDAFVKRAESIGFDDFGYDAFPTVFWDLFGEAGHPVRTTITEMGPLLLARLLQLSEAQEGVLNIVFRVADEEGLLLIDMKDLQSMLVHIGERAKELSLRYGNIATATVGAIQRRLLVLEGEGGAGLFGEPALELVDMIGTAQDGRGRINILAADRLMRAPRLYATFLLWLLSELFEELPEVGDPDKPVFVFFFDEAHLLFDGAPKALVDKVEQVARLIRSKGVGVYFISQNPADVPDDILGQLGNRVQHALRAYTPRDRKALKAAAETFRPNDAFDTEDAITQLGTGEALVSTLMEKGAPSVVQRTLIRPPSSRLGPATVEGKARAFDASPVAGKYEAAVDRESAYERLKAAAEEAARAAEEAAGSDEGDDRSYGGRRSGGGRAYRGADEAPRWREEPEYRSARRYKPAVAPKPARRRSSRSDSVGEALVKQVVRTASSQITRSLVRGVLGGLFRGR, from the coding sequence ATGGTTGAGACTGACCGGATATTCATCGGCGGCGGCGGCTCCTCCAGGAAAGAGGCTCAGGCGATCCTGCTTCGCTACGCCAACCGGCACGGACTGATCTCTGGCGCGACCGGAACCGGCAAGACGGTCACATTGCAGATTCTGGCGGAGAGCTTCTCCGCCGCCGGGGTTCCGGTTTTCCTCTCCGACGTGAAGGGCGATCTTTCGGGCCTCTGCGAAGCGGGCTCGCCGGACGCAAAGCTGCACGATGCGTTCGTGAAGCGGGCTGAATCGATCGGCTTCGACGATTTCGGCTACGACGCCTTTCCCACGGTCTTCTGGGATCTTTTTGGTGAGGCGGGGCATCCGGTCCGCACGACGATCACCGAAATGGGTCCGCTGCTGCTCGCCCGGCTTCTGCAACTCAGCGAAGCGCAGGAGGGCGTGTTGAATATCGTCTTTCGCGTCGCTGACGAGGAGGGTCTGCTCCTGATCGACATGAAGGACCTGCAGTCGATGCTGGTCCATATCGGCGAGCGGGCGAAGGAGCTTTCGCTCCGCTATGGCAATATCGCGACAGCCACGGTCGGCGCGATCCAGCGCCGGCTTCTGGTGCTGGAAGGCGAGGGGGGCGCGGGCCTGTTCGGCGAGCCGGCGCTCGAACTCGTCGACATGATCGGAACCGCGCAGGATGGGCGCGGGCGCATCAACATACTTGCGGCGGACCGGCTGATGCGCGCCCCGCGGCTCTACGCGACGTTCCTCCTCTGGCTGCTTTCCGAGCTTTTCGAGGAACTGCCCGAGGTCGGAGACCCGGACAAGCCGGTTTTCGTATTCTTTTTCGATGAGGCGCATCTGCTTTTCGACGGCGCGCCGAAGGCCCTTGTCGACAAGGTGGAGCAGGTGGCGCGGCTGATCCGATCCAAGGGCGTCGGCGTCTATTTCATCAGCCAGAACCCCGCCGACGTGCCCGACGATATCCTCGGCCAACTCGGCAACCGGGTGCAGCACGCGCTCCGCGCCTACACGCCGCGCGACCGGAAGGCGCTGAAGGCGGCGGCGGAGACATTCCGCCCGAACGACGCCTTCGACACCGAGGATGCGATTACGCAGCTGGGGACGGGCGAGGCGCTTGTCTCGACGCTGATGGAGAAGGGGGCGCCCTCGGTCGTCCAGCGGACGCTGATCCGCCCGCCGTCCTCCCGCCTCGGGCCGGCGACCGTGGAGGGAAAGGCGCGGGCGTTCGACGCGTCGCCGGTCGCCGGCAAGTACGAGGCGGCGGTGGATCGTGAGAGCGCATACGAGCGGCTGAAGGCGGCGGCGGAGGAAGCCGCGCGCGCGGCCGAGGAGGCGGCCGGCTCCGACGAGGGCGACGACCGCTCGTATGGCGGTCGGCGCAGCGGGGGAGGGCGAGCCTATCGCGGGGCCGACGAGGCGCCCCGCTGGCGCGAGGAGCCCGAGTATCGCTCGGCCCGCCGATACAAGCCGGCTGTCGCGCCGAAGCCTGCGCGCCGCCGGTCGTCGCGCTCCGACAGCGTTGGCGAGGCGCTGGTCAAACAGGTCGTGCGCACCGCTTCGAGCCAGATCACCCGGAGCCTCGTGCGGGGCGTTCTCGGGGGGCTTTTCCGCGGGCGGTAG
- a CDS encoding BCCT family transporter translates to MSDASDAHTGIPLPEGVADLIDTDYTIGQNNVDGKLGPFGFDIHNPVFMISGVSIVAFVFYTLALPEQSGAAFSWLFSAVTKGFDWFFIGAANIFVLLCLGLIVSPLGNVRLGGADATPDYSYIGWFAMLFAAGMGIGLMFYGVSEPLSHFSSSMGGPVSEGGARTDWAPLGGAAGNEAEAIRLGFAATIFHWGLHPWGIYAIVALALALFTYNKGLPLTIRSAFYPILGERVWGWWGHIIDTLAVFATLFGLATSLGFGATQANAGLNELFGIPVGSATEVILISAITAVALISVLRGLDGGVKVLSEINMGLAFLLLIFVLLAGPTVAILTGFVDYLVAYVEYLPALANPIGREDVNFSQGWTSFYWAWWISWSPFVGMFIARVSRGRTVREFLICVLLIPSLVCVLWMSVFGGVAVLQVVQDGYTAAQDAALELKLFKMLDQLPLASITSMIGIVLVIVFFVTSSDSGSLVIDTITAGGKVDAPVPQRVFWCVFEGAVAIVLLLSAGGLASLQSMVISTGLPFTIVLLLMCWAIVKGLISERRA, encoded by the coding sequence ATGAGCGACGCTTCAGATGCGCATACGGGCATCCCGCTTCCCGAAGGCGTGGCCGATCTGATCGATACCGATTACACGATCGGCCAGAACAACGTCGACGGCAAACTCGGGCCGTTCGGCTTCGATATTCACAACCCGGTATTCATGATCTCCGGCGTCAGCATCGTCGCCTTCGTGTTCTATACGCTGGCTTTGCCGGAGCAGTCCGGCGCGGCGTTCAGCTGGCTGTTCTCGGCCGTGACCAAGGGGTTCGACTGGTTCTTCATCGGCGCGGCGAACATCTTCGTGCTGCTCTGCCTCGGGCTGATCGTCTCACCGCTCGGCAATGTGCGGCTGGGCGGAGCCGATGCGACGCCCGATTACAGTTACATCGGCTGGTTCGCCATGCTCTTCGCCGCCGGCATGGGCATCGGATTGATGTTCTACGGCGTCTCAGAGCCCTTAAGCCATTTCTCGTCTTCGATGGGCGGACCGGTTTCCGAAGGCGGCGCGCGAACCGACTGGGCGCCGCTCGGCGGCGCGGCGGGCAACGAGGCGGAGGCGATCCGGCTCGGCTTCGCCGCGACGATCTTCCACTGGGGCCTGCATCCCTGGGGGATCTACGCGATCGTCGCGCTCGCGCTCGCACTCTTCACGTATAACAAGGGGTTGCCGCTGACGATCCGCTCGGCCTTCTACCCGATCCTGGGCGAACGGGTCTGGGGCTGGTGGGGCCATATCATCGACACGCTCGCGGTCTTCGCGACGCTGTTCGGCCTCGCCACTTCGCTCGGCTTCGGCGCGACGCAGGCGAACGCCGGGCTGAACGAGCTGTTCGGCATCCCGGTCGGCTCGGCGACCGAAGTCATACTGATCTCCGCCATCACCGCCGTCGCGCTGATCTCGGTGCTTCGCGGACTCGATGGCGGCGTCAAGGTCCTCTCGGAGATCAATATGGGGCTGGCGTTCCTGCTCCTTATCTTCGTGCTGCTCGCCGGGCCGACGGTCGCGATCCTGACTGGGTTCGTCGATTACCTCGTGGCTTATGTCGAGTATCTGCCGGCGCTGGCCAATCCGATCGGGCGCGAGGACGTGAACTTCTCGCAGGGCTGGACCTCGTTCTACTGGGCCTGGTGGATCTCCTGGTCGCCCTTCGTCGGCATGTTCATCGCCCGAGTCAGCCGGGGCCGGACGGTGCGCGAGTTCCTGATCTGTGTTCTGCTGATCCCGTCGCTGGTCTGCGTGCTCTGGATGAGCGTCTTCGGCGGCGTGGCGGTCCTGCAGGTCGTCCAGGATGGCTACACCGCCGCCCAGGACGCGGCGCTGGAGCTGAAGCTCTTCAAGATGCTGGACCAGCTGCCGCTGGCCTCGATCACATCGATGATCGGGATCGTGCTGGTGATCGTCTTCTTCGTCACCTCGTCGGATTCCGGCTCACTGGTGATCGACACGATCACGGCGGGCGGCAAGGTCGACGCGCCGGTGCCGCAGCGGGTCTTCTGGTGCGTCTTCGAAGGGGCGGTCGCGATCGTCCTTCTGCTTTCAGCCGGCGGCCTCGCCTCGCTCCAGTCGATGGTGATATCGACCGGGCTGCCCTTCACCATCGTGCTGCTGCTGATGTGCTGGGCGATCGTGAAAGGCCTGATAAGCGAACGGCGCGCCTGA